AAGCGCGATAAATCTCTTTCCGCTGTTTCGGAGTTAATTTCGTGTTTTTATGAATGTCCATAGGGCCTCCGTTGTTTCCAGTTACGCTAGTGTACAAGCTGAGTAAACTGTAAACAACGCGCTATTTTCTAACATGTTATAGTGTTAAAGTGTGCTGGTGTTTAAGTTGGTGTTTCATAATCTTAATCTTACTCGTTCGTTGTTTGTTGTTAGTAGTTCGTTGTTTTTATTCGAGTTTCTTCGCGGCTTTAATTCTTTCGTTTTTTTCTTTGCGTCGTTCTCTGCGTCTCTGCGGTAAATCATTTCTTTCTCATTGATTCTCAAATTCTATCGACGCCTGCAGTTTCGGGTCGTTCACCGGGATCAGCGCATGCGCCGCCGTCGCCTTCCAGAAGTACCAGAGCACGATCCCGCCGATGCCGATCATCGTAGTGATATCCATCCATGAAAAGTGTACCGAGTGACCATAATTCGGCAGCACGATCCAGTAGAGATCCACCCAGTGCATCAGCAGCAACCAGATCGACGTCACCTTCAACATAGTAAGATTACGTTTGGCCGCGCGGGTTACAAGCGCCAGGAACGGTACCACAAAATGTCCGAACAATACAATCAGGCTCACGATCCGCCACGACAAATCTTCCCAGCGATGTTTATACCAGATGGTCTCTTCCGGGATATTCCCGTACCAGATTAGCATGAACTGGGAGAACGCGATGTACGCCCAGAAGACCGTAAACGCGAACATCAGCTTGCCGAGATCGTGATAGTGTTCGATGGTGATGGTTTCCCTGAGAATATCGTTTTCCCGGAAATAGATAGCGATGAGGGTCAGAATCGCCAGGATCGCCAGCAGGCTTCCGGAAAAGACGTACACGCCAAAGATGGTGGAGTACCAGTGCGCATCCAGCGACATAAGCCAGTCGAATGAGGCAAACGTCAGCGTCAGCGCGAACAGCAACATACCCGGCGCACTCAGTTTTTTCATCCGTGCGATGAGGGAATCGTCCTTCTGGCTGTCCTGTGCGATGGAGACTTTATACAGCATTCGTCCGAACAGGATCCATATGCCGAAATAGATGGCCGCCCGGATCAGGAAAAAGGGCGTATTCAAATACGGCGCCTTCTGCTGCAGGAGTTCGTCGTGCGCCACAGCATCCGCGTGACTCCAGTGAAACAGATCCTGAATTCCCAGAATAAGCGGCAGAAACAGTACCGCCAGAACCGGCACGGTAATCATAAAGTTTTCCGTCAACCGGCGCAGCACCACGCTCCACTTGGCGCTGGTGAGGTGATGCAGCATCACAAAGAACAAACCACCCACGCCGATGGTCACCCAGAACACGAACGAAGTCAGATACGAGTGAAAAAACCGTTCCGCATCCAGGAAGTACCCAACGGCGCTCAGCGCCAGTCCGATGATTCCGATTATCAGCGCCCGGCGACCGAAGCTCCCGGATTCTCTCAGGCGATATGTGTTGTTGTCTAATTGCATAAAAACAGTGTTAGAGTGTTCGGGTGTTCAAGTGTTTCCCAAAGGGATCCCTTCGGGCATGTTGGCGTTTCATAATCTTAATCGTAATCCTAATCTTAATCGATGGTCTCGAAGTTTTAAAAAGCGTGTTATTGTGTTACCGTGTTAATGTGTTATTGTTTTCGAGCGTCTTGTATCCAGTGTCCTCTGTCTCAGGTTTCCGGAGTCCGCAACATTCAGTGTTGTTTGGCATATAAGTATTTCTATAGTTTTTCTCTTCTTGTTTTTGTAGTGATTCTGTTTTATCTGTGTTCATCCGTTTTTTCTGCGTCATCTGCGTGCTATTAATTTATTTCAGCTTTTCCTGCATCTCTTCCGGCACGTCACTCAGCGGCGCATGCTGGCTCCGCTGAAGCGCCCGGACATACGCCACAATTGCCCAGCGATCCTTTGGCGGAATCTGATGCGCATAGCTCGGCATATTCCGGATGCCGTTGGTGATCACATCAAAGATGTGTCCGTCTGGTACGTTCTGCAATCGCTCGTCATGGAACGACGCCGGCGGTACGTAATTGTATTCCAACATGATTCCACGTCCATCGCCTACCTTGCTATGGCATGGCGAGCAGTAGATGTTGAATTGATCCTGTCCGTGTTCCAGCAGCTCCATGTTCACTTCCCTGGGATTGTGTTCAATGGGCTGCCCGTCGGCCCCCATTCCGCGGTAAAATACGTCATCGTCATTTAGGTGTCCCCGGGCTACCGTACCGTAAACCGGCTGACGCATCGCCATGCTATCCGCAAAGAAGTTGCTCGTACCTTGAGCCTCGTAACGCGGCTGTGTATCCATATCCGGGATGGGATGAATAGGCGGCTGCTTCTTCGGCTGCCCGCGGAAACAGCCCGTCAGGAATACCGCAAGAACGGCCAAGACAACAACTCTTTTAGCCGCGAAGCCACGCGAAGAAAACGCGAATGGAACGGCAAGAACAGATAGAAATTTAGCAAAAACAGCAACAGCCTGTTTTACCGGGGAATTGCTAACCGTTAATTTTTTATTTTTTAAAAATTTAATCATTTATCTAAATAATTATCCAAGACTGCTTGTCATAGAAATCGTGACTATGGTAACCCTTTCAACTCCCAGTAGAGACGTTCCATGGAACGTCTCTACGTAAGGCTTGTTATTATGCAATTTATTTCCGGCCTTCATCTTTATTTCAATTGGGATTTTAATTATTCTAAATTTTCTGTTTCTTTTCTTCGCGTTCTCTGCGTCTCTGCGGTGAATCTGTTTTCTGTCCCTGAAAAAGTCCCTTCCGGGGCGGCTCAATTTCTTTTTCAGTGCCCGGATTCCTTCACCGGCTTCTCTTCTACCTGTTCAGTCAACACTTCCGTATATGTTGCACCAATCGATTCCAGAAATTCCCGGTTTCCCTCAGGATCGAACTGAGGATCTTTGGCTTCGATGCTCACAAAAAAGCCATCATCCGTTACCTTCTTAAAACGATCGGAGAAGAAGACCGGATGGAACAGCTGGGGTATCTTGCCCAATGCGAACATACCAAACACGGCGCCGAACGCCGCCAGCAGAATTGTGAGTTCAAACGTCACCGGAATAAAGGCCGGCAGACTGAAATACGGCTTTCCGGAAATCACCAGCGGATAATCAACCGCGCTCGTCCACCACTGGAGCAGCAGCGCTCCGCCGCCGCCGAACAGTCCCATAATTCCGACGATCCAGCCGAGGGGCGACCTTTTCTCGCCCATGGCCTCGTCCATCCCGTGGACGGGAAACGGCGAGTGGCAGTCGAAGTGCACGAATTCCCGATCCCGGACTTTCTCGGCGGCATGGAGGAGTTCTTCCGGGCCGTCGAACTCGGCAATGATTCCGTGGATTTTTGTCTTCTCTGCGCTCATAATTCTTCGTTTCGGTTAATGATCCACCCGGGCCTGCGGCAGCACGCCCTTGATTTCGCTGGTGGCAATCATGGGCAGCCAGCGGAGGAACAGCAGGAACATAGTAAAGAACAGCCCGAACGTGCCCACGTAAATCGCCACATCCCAGAAGGTCGGCGTGTAATAGTCCCAACTGGACGGCAGATAATCCTGCGCCAACGAGGTGATGACAATAACCATTCGCTCGAACCACATCCCCACGTTGATTAAAATGGACGCCACAAACATCACCGGGACACTCCGCCGCAGTTTTTTGAACCAGAAAATCTGAGGCACCAATACGTTGCACGTAATCATTGTGAAATAGGCCCAGGAATACGGCCCCAGCGCCCGGTTCATCAGCGTGAACGCCTCGTACATGTTGCCGCTGTACCAGGCGGTGAAAAATTCGACGCCGTACGCATAGCCCACCATCAGACCTGTGACCAGCATGATGATGTTCATCCGCTCCAAGTGCTTGATAGTGATGAAATCTTCCAGGCTGTAGATCTTGCGCGCGATGATGGCCAGGGTCATCACCATGGCGAATCCGGAGAAAATAGCACCGGCCACGAAGTACGGCGGAAAAATAGTGGTATGCCATCCGGGGATCACGCTGACTGCGAAGTCAAAACTCACCACGCTGTGGACTGAAAGCACCAGCGGAGTGGAGAGTCCCGCCAGGATCAGATACGACAGTTCATAATGTTTCCAGTGCTTGTTGCTGCCGCGCCATCCCAGCGAGAAGATGCCGTAGACGAGTTTTCGCATTTTGGACTTGGCCCGATCCCTGAGCGTTGCCAGATCGGGAATCAGACCGACGTACCAGAAAAGCAGCGAGACCGTAAAATAGGTTCCAACGGCGAACACATCCCAGAGGAGCGGGCTACGGAAGTTCGGCCACATGGACATCTGGTTCGGGATCGGGAACACCCAGTAGAGCACCCAGACCCGGCCGACGTGAATCGCCGGAAACACCAGCGCACACATCACCGCAAAGATGGTCATCGCCTCAGCGAAACGGTTAATTGATGTACGCCACTCCTGCCTGAACAGGAACAGGATCGCGGAAATCAGCGTGCCGGCGTGACCGATACCGACCCACCAGACGAAGTTAATGATCGCCCAGCCCCAGCCGGCGGGAATATTCAGTCCCCAGATTCCGGTGCCTTTATATATAAGGTACCCTATGGAACCCAACAGAAGCAGCAGCATGGAAAACGCGATGCTGAACGCCAGATACCACATCTTCGGCGTCTTCTGTTCCGAGATCCGGCTGATGGCCTCCGTCACCGAATGAAAGGTCTGGTTGCCCTCAATCAGTTCTTCGTGCGAGCCCGCTGTGGTGTGTGAGTCTGTCAAAGTATCTGTAGTGTTAGAGTGTTCAGGTGTTCAAGTGTTCGAGTTCTATTCCCCCAAATCTCCTCAAAAGCCCTGGACTGTTTCTTAATCTTAATCCTAATCTTACTCTTAATCTTTTCGTTCGTTGTTTGTTGTTCGTAGTTCGTTGTTTTTTCTATTCGTGATTCTTCGCGTATATTTGTGGCTTAATGTTTTTTGCTGGTTTTCTTCTTCTGAATAATTCTTCCGCCCTTTCAGGGCTTTGGTCATTTGAAATTTCCGCTCCCAGGGCTTCTCCCCGGGCTACCATCTTTCGCCCCGTTAGGGTTTCTCCCTTCTCCTTCTTCCCTTATACCTTATACCCTTATACCTCTTACCCATGGTTTTCCAGCGCCGGATTCGGATTCCGGATCTTCGCCTGATACGTCGTCCGCGGCTGGGTGTTCAGATGCCCCAGCATTGCGTAATCGCGATTCTGCTGTTTCACCTTGCTCACCTGGCTCTCTGGATCGTTAATGTCACCGAAAACGATGGCGTCCGTGGGACAGGTTTGCTGGCAGGCGCTCACCACTTCGTCCGTGTAGAGCTCGCGATTTTCGTTTTTCGCCTGAATTTTCTTCTTCTGGATCCGCTGGGTGCAGTAGGTACATTTTTCCATCACACCGCGAGAACGTACCGTCACGTCCGGATTCTTGCCCATCTGCTCCACTTCCGGCGTATCGTGCGTGTAGTTGAAGAAATTGAATCGCCGCACCTTGTACGGACAGTTGTTCGAGCAGTACCGCGTACCGATACACCTGTTATAGATCTGGACGTTCAGCCCCTCGTCATCGTGCACCGTCGCGTTTACCGGACAGACCGTCTCACACGGCGCATTCTCGCAGTGCATACAAGTCACCGGCTGCACCACCATCTCCGGGTCGTTCACATCCCCGGCAAAATAGCGATCCATCCTGATCCAGTGCATCTCGCGGCCGTTGCCCACCTGTTCCTTGCCAACAATGGGAATGTTGTTTTCGCTCTGGCAAGCAATGGTACACGCATTACATCCGGTACAGACGCTCAGGTCGATTGCCATGCCCCACTGGTAGCCCTCCTCGTAAGAATGCTCTTCCCAGAGATTCTCATTCGGCGGAGCTTCCGCATGGACTTCGTCCACAAACTTGGGATGCTCCCCGTATTCCTGTTTGGTGGCCTCCCGGTAGATGGGCCGATCTTCCAGGCTCCAGTGATCCTGTGTGCTGGCCAGTGTAAACTTTTCACCCGATTTGCGGACTGTCAGGCCGGCGCCGAAATTCATCGAATTTGCCGTCCGCAATTTAAAGGTGTTAACTCCGACCTCGTTAGCAACCCGTCCGGCTGCCGTCCGGCCGTAGCCGAGCTCCAGCACTACTGTGTAATCAGCAAATCCCGGCACAATCCAGACCGGGAGATCCAGTGAATTCCCCTGAAACTCCACAGTCACCAAATCTTCGAGTTCCAGATCGAGCTCCTCTGCCGTCTTCGGACTCATCACCGCTGCGTTGTCCCAGGAAAGTTTGGTAATCGGATCCGGGAGTTCCTGCAGCCAGCCATTGTTGGCGAAGCGCCCGTCGAACACCGACGGCGAGGCCTGAAAGACCACCTCAAGATTTGAGGCGTCGGTCACATCAGCCGGCGGCGAATATCTGTTGAGTGTCCTTGTAACTTCAGTGGTACGGAGGCGAGGCGCAGAAAGATTATCGCCGCTACCTTCATACACGCCGTCATGGATGACCTTTCGCCACTTCTTCTCAAAATTGGCGCTGCCCAGAATGTCCGCCCAGGTTTCCCGGGTGATCCGGTAGCCGTCGACGTCTTCACCGGTCGCAAGCAGGTTAGCAATCTCAAAAATACTCTTACCATTATATAAGGGTGCAATCAGCGGCTGGATAATGCTGAATGTTCCGTCGGCCGATTCGGCATCGCCCCACGATTCCAGAAAATGGGCCGACGGGATATGCCAGTCGCTCCCCTGTGAAGTTTCATCGTAATGGGAGCTCAGATGAATGGAATTGGCAACCTTGCCGAGTGCATCAGTGAAGTCGATATCGCCGGGCGCATTATAAACAGGATTGCTTTCCAACATGCAGAGGGTCTCCACTTCGCCGGCGTTCATGCGGGAGACCAGAGATTGAAATCCCTCGAAGCTCGGGAGCGTCTCCTCATCGATGGGACGATAGGCAACGGCGCTGCCGATGTTGCCGAGCGCGTCATTCAGCGCATAGACCAGCGCATGCACCGCCGGCGGCTGATTGCGTCCCGCCACGATGAGCGATTCACCCCGGTTTCTCGCCAGATCTTTCGCCAGTTCGGTGATCCACTTAATGTCAAAATCGTACGATCCCGCCTGTCCACCCCGAATAGCCGGGACGTCCACGCCCTCTTTGCGGAGGGCGTTTGCCAGCGCCAGCGCAAATACACCGATCTGCCGGCTCTGTACCCGCATCCGATGATCCGCCATGCCGCCGGTGAGGGTGTAACTGCTCTCTACCGCGTAGAGTCGGTTCATGGAGTCATCTTCGGAGGTCACCCGGCGGGCGTCGGCAAACTTCTTCGCGTTGATGATATTTTCGTTTTCCAGCATCACGAAGTCCGCATCCAGCGTCAGCACCACATTGGCCTGCGAATAGTCGTACACCGGCTGGTGATAGTCGCCCGTGGCCAGTCGAACACCTTTGTACATATTCTCGTCGCTCACCGGCTCGTAGACCACCCACTCGGCTTCCGGGAAATGGCGCATGAATTCGCGCTGCAGCCTCCGCATCGTCGGCGAGGAAAACGCGCCGCTGATGACCGCCAGGCCCTCGCCATCATTGGAAAGATACTGGGTGTAGAGTTCCCGCCAGAAGGTGACGAATACCGAATACTGTTTAACGGCGCCGTTCTGCCTGACATCGCCCGAGCGATCCGGATCATAGAGTGAGAGCGTTGCCGCTTGCGTAAAAATGTTGGATTTTCCCAGGGAGGATGGATGGAGCTCGTTTCCTTCAATCTTTGTGGGGCGCCCTTCGTGGCTCTCCACCACAAGCCCGTACGCGCTGTTCTGGAACGGCATGGTCGTGGCATATTTATTGGAAACGCCGGGGATCACCTGCTCGGGCTGATTCACATACGGAATAATTTTTTGGACAGGTTTCCGGCAGCTCACCAATCCCGCCAGCGCCATGGAGGCGCCCATCAGACTCATGAATTTCCGGCGGGACATGTCGCTATTCAGCTCCGAGGCGCCCTCCGGAAATTCCCGGTGGAGGAACTCCTGAAATTCGTCGGTTTCGGCCAGCTCATTCAGGCTGCGCCAGTACGATTTATCCTGATTGTCGAGTTTGCGACTCATCGGTGACACCCCGAGCAATCTGTTGGCGGATTAATATTGCGTTCGTTAATAATGCGTTGAGCATACTCAATCTGGTTGGACGGCGGTTGATACCCCATGGTGGTGACCTCATCCTGGGGACGCAGATGCGGCTCCGGGTTCCGGTGGCAGTCAAGGCACCACCCCATGCTCAGCGGCTCCTTCTGTTCCACGACTTCCATCTGCGCTACATTGCCGTGACAACTTTCGCAACCGACGCCGGAGTTCACGTGTGCGCTGTGATTGAAATACGCATAATTCGGCAGCATGTGGACGCGCACCCACTGCACCGGCTCGCCGGTCTTCCAGGCCTGCCGGATTTTGGTGAGCTTTTCGCTGTCTTTTTTAATGACGGTGTGACAGTTCATACAGGTCTGGACGGGCGGGACATTCGCCACCGAGGAATTTTCAACTTCGGTATGGCAGTAACGGCAATCCATACCCAGGTCACCTGCATGGAGTTTGTGGCTATAGTCCACCGGCTGTTCCGGCCGGTATCCGACATCGGTATACTTGGGTGAACCGTAATACCAGAAGAAAGCGATAATACCTATAACGACAATAGCGAGTCCGACCGCCAGCTGGATCGGGATTTTATTCGTCCACTTCGGAAAAAGTTGCGCCAACCGTTCGCTCTTTTCGTCCTCTTAAAGTCCTCGAATTGCAGCCGTCTATATAAATTTGTTTAGTTGTGTATCAGGTAGTGCTGTCTGTTCTGCTCAAACAGTCGAAAAAAATAATCGATCCTATTATCGGTATCAAGCAGAAATGTGAGAATATTCATCATATTTAAAATGTCTTCCGAATTTCCCATAATGTGTCTCAATCAGGATTGTTTTTGTAACCTCTCCGGGCCCCACAATTGGTGGGCGGGGGGGGACTTGAACCCCCACTCCTTTCCAGGAACTAGATCCTAAATCTAGCGCGTCTGCCAATTCCGCCACCCGCCCGGAGAAAGTGATACGAAATTTAGATTTCGTATCGGTGAATTACAATTCAAATATGGAACGGCAGTGTTAAAGTGTTCGAGTGTTTCGGTGTTCTGGTGGCTTCCAGACATTCTCCATCTTGAAGTAAATTGAGGAATGTCCCCATAAATTATCACTGACAACAAAAAGAGAGAGAGGCAGAGTTTTCTTGACTACAGTAATTAGTTTTCCGAAAGTATAACTAAGTTTATTTGTATCTATTCATCCTTCCGAATGACGATTCGTATGATGGAGTTCACACCCGGTTTTGTAGAGGCGCGTTAGTAAACGCACTCAATTTGCGCGTAAGGGGAGTAATTGTAATGATGACAAACGAGGATGCTCGTTATGCTCTCTTTGCGCTCTGTACTACTCCTCCTTTATGGAGCAATCCTTTATCCGGCCCTCATATCTGGTTCAATCCCGCAGAGGAAATTAGCGGCTCCATTAGATGCTACCTCTTCCATTGAAGACCAAGTCCAGGAGTACGAGGTCACAACATTTTTGCTGAACAAGCCTGCATATACACACCATCTTAAATACTCTCCTGTGAGGCAAGGTCATTTCTTTGCCAAACAAAACGTCATAAAAGAGGGGACTGAACAGGACTTTTTCGTACGTAATGTATTGCATTTCTCCACCTGGAACATAGTAACAGCGCGGGCACTTGCAGTGGAGCAACAATACATAGTTTGGATGGATACTACTGCCATAGGTACACTGGTGCATTCTATAGAAATCCGGAATATTCTCGACAGTCTTCTATATGCACTAAACACGGGTACGGATATGCATTCAGTCGATCCGAATGCCGGAATTCTGGAAATTCTCCAGGACTTTTTTGGTAGTCCGCCGGATGTGGATGGGGACGGGAGGATAGACATTCTGCTTTTGGATATTCAGGATCAATTTGCGGCGACCGGGAGTTATGTGGCAGGATTTTTCGACCCGAACGATCTCTACGATACAGCGTTTTCAAACCGCCGGGATCTCCTCTATATCGATCTGTACCCCACGGTAAAATATGACGGGCAGTTGACCATTGAAAAAGCAGCTGCCACCATCGCTCATGAAATGCAGCACCTGATTCATGCCAATTACGAAGGGCCTGAGCCCGAGTACGTGTTTATCAACGAAGGGTTATCCGAGCTGGCCGAAATCGTGTGTGGTTTTCCGCCGAGGCCGGCGGTCGATTATTTTGGTAGTCCCAACCGCGCCTTGCTCAGCTGGAGTTTTGATAACCCTCTGCCGGACTATGCACGCGCCTCACTATGGATGCACTATCTGTTTGAGCAGATCGGATTCTCTCACATCTCAGATGTAGTCCAATCCAATGAAACCGGACTCGCAGATCTCCGGAAGCTGCTTGTCAACGCAGGCGGACCGGATTTTAATACACTGTTCCACAACTGGCAGGTTGCACTCCATGTGAATGCTCGGAATCTCAATCCGGCCTTCGGTTATGCACATTCCAAACGGTGGAATCTCGCGAGCCATAATTCCGTACCTTCCATCAGGCCGCCGGAAATTTTGGAGATAGCATTACCTCCACTCAGTTTAATTACTATCGACGTCCCTCTCATCTCAGATCTGATGGTTGAAACCGAACACAATCGCGGCGGACTTCAAGTCACCTCGATCAGGATGAATGCGGAAGGCAGGGCTCTGGCTATAGAAGAGCAGGAACTTTCCGATCAGGTGGATTGCACTCAGCAGGACCGGCACGGTTCGTTCAGGTTCCTCATCACAAATCCAACCCTCCAGCAAGTCGAAAAGGATTCATCATTCACGACAGAGACCGTCATGCTGTACGGCACCCGTTCGGTACAAGAGCAGACATTGGCTTACGATGACGGTATCCCTGATTCGTTTCACAGAAATGCCTCCTACCTCCAATTGAGTGGAACGGCGCAGGCCGTTGCATCCGTCTTCGCACCGCCGGGGGAAAGCTGGCTGAGTGGTATCTCGATGAAGATTCTCTTCCGGAGCGAATTGCAGGGGACGACTTTGCAGCAATCAGCTCCCCGGGATATCGACATTCAAATTGCGACGGTACAGAATGGATATCCGGGAACACCACTAACTCCGGTAATCACTAAAACGTTCGACCGTGAATTTGGCAATCTGAAATACCAGTACATATCTCTCCGGGAATATTACACGGCATTGCAGTCCATGCCGGACAGCTTTTGTGTGGTCATAAGGAACGACCCGGGCGATACCAACTGGGTTGCAGTCGGCATGGATAGTACGAGCGTTTCCCATTCTTTGACATTATCCGGTTCACCTGAAGAACCGCCGCTATGGCAAAAGATGTCAAATACGGCGATCGGGGCAGATACTATGTATACTCTACAGCAGTTTTACTCGTGTTCGTTTTTGTGGTTGCCGCATGCACGCTGAAGCAACCCCAGGAACCGGTATCAGATACTCAAACTGTGGAAAGGAAGCCGAATATCGCCTTTGAAATACAGTACGACGAGGAGACCACGACTTATGCTCTGCACTGGCCGCTGCACATGGTTTCCGGTTTCGCTAAATCTGCCGGTTCTGACGAACTCCTGCTGGCCGATTACCAGAATATTCACACAACAATGTCTATTGATACCGCCGGCTACGTCGCCTTCTCCGAAAAAAATATCGAAGGGAACGAAAGTGTTCGGATGCCCGAGAAGCCGTATAATGCAGTAAAGGATGACATGCCTGCCCGGCCGAACGATTTTGATCCGGTTGTCCGATGGGATCTTGTGGACGGCGCCATGACCGCCTTTACTCAGTCGGGTGCTGTGCAGACCAGTTTAAATATTGACCCGGAACAGTACCGGATTGATCCGGCGTTACTGGATTCCCTGGGAGGCAGTTTCTTTGAAGATACCCTGGATGCATCCGGTAGAAGGGAACGGCTGCTCGCCGGTATGGATCGCCAGGGCGTTTCATACAAAATGGTGGGCGACGAGGATATAGTAATTAGTGGTTCTATCAAACAGGACGAACAATCCTATTCGACCAAAACCATGCTGAATCTGTCAACCGGCCTGATGGTGCGATCCGCCATTTTCAATGAAAAACAGCAGCCGCTCGAAGTCTCTTTCTACCGGTATCAGAAGGTCCAGGGCATTCCGGTGATGAAATACGAGCGAACATACATTTTTGGAGATTATGAGGAGAATTGGGAAGCGATATATGTCGCTGACACCTTTCGGGATAATATTAAGGTCTATCGGAAAAATTCAAAATAATAGCACAAAAGGAGCGTGTGATTATGAAACGCTTTACACTTTTACTTATATTTACCCTTGCTTTCGCTCATTCAGTACTCGGTGCTAACAAAGCCGCATTCATTCACGGTTTCGGAGGTGATGAAACGAGTTGGGGGCAAAGCGGTACAATAACCTATCTGCTTAACGAGGATATAATTGACGGTTTTATTAATATTGAATATGATTCTAAAAACCAATCACCTGACTCAATTGCAGCATCGGTTGTTAGCGAGGTGTATACTGCCAATAGTCCTGGTGACAAATGGATCATCGTTGGACATAGTCTTGGCGGATTAATCGCTCGGGGTGTGGAATCCGGTTTAAAGGGCAGCGGAATCCAGGTCGCCGGGATATTGACACTGTCGACGCCTCATCAGGGAGCTCCCGCTGCGGATTATATATTCAATGATGCGAGGAGTGTGGTGTCACAATTTACCGCCGATGCAAAGGCAGGACCAAATTATGGTCCTCATAGTAAAGTAGATTTCGCACTATATCTGGCAGACTTTGCAAACCTGTGGGGAGGGGATGACTTGTATGGTCAGGTATATAAAATACCCGGATATTTAGATGATGCTAAAGATAAAGCAGAGTACTGGATTAAATTAGATAGTGCCGCAAATGCTGATACAAAGTTGGTTCCCGGCGGGGAACTTATTGAAAACCTTAATAGCCAACTGACGAATACAGCTCACCGCTCGATCATCGGTGCAGAAAAATCCCCAACGATTATGCGGTGG
This Candidatus Neomarinimicrobiota bacterium DNA region includes the following protein-coding sequences:
- a CDS encoding cytochrome c, giving the protein MIKFLKNKKLTVSNSPVKQAVAVFAKFLSVLAVPFAFSSRGFAAKRVVVLAVLAVFLTGCFRGQPKKQPPIHPIPDMDTQPRYEAQGTSNFFADSMAMRQPVYGTVARGHLNDDDVFYRGMGADGQPIEHNPREVNMELLEHGQDQFNIYCSPCHSKVGDGRGIMLEYNYVPPASFHDERLQNVPDGHIFDVITNGIRNMPSYAHQIPPKDRWAIVAYVRALQRSQHAPLSDVPEEMQEKLK
- a CDS encoding DUF3341 domain-containing protein codes for the protein MSAEKTKIHGIIAEFDGPEELLHAAEKVRDREFVHFDCHSPFPVHGMDEAMGEKRSPLGWIVGIMGLFGGGGALLLQWWTSAVDYPLVISGKPYFSLPAFIPVTFELTILLAAFGAVFGMFALGKIPQLFHPVFFSDRFKKVTDDGFFVSIEAKDPQFDPEGNREFLESIGATYTEVLTEQVEEKPVKESGH
- the nrfD gene encoding polysulfide reductase NrfD, which produces MWYLAFSIAFSMLLLLLGSIGYLIYKGTGIWGLNIPAGWGWAIINFVWWVGIGHAGTLISAILFLFRQEWRTSINRFAEAMTIFAVMCALVFPAIHVGRVWVLYWVFPIPNQMSMWPNFRSPLLWDVFAVGTYFTVSLLFWYVGLIPDLATLRDRAKSKMRKLVYGIFSLGWRGSNKHWKHYELSYLILAGLSTPLVLSVHSVVSFDFAVSVIPGWHTTIFPPYFVAGAIFSGFAMVMTLAIIARKIYSLEDFITIKHLERMNIIMLVTGLMVGYAYGVEFFTAWYSGNMYEAFTLMNRALGPYSWAYFTMITCNVLVPQIFWFKKLRRSVPVMFVASILINVGMWFERMVIVITSLAQDYLPSSWDYYTPTFWDVAIYVGTFGLFFTMFLLFLRWLPMIATSEIKGVLPQARVDH
- a CDS encoding TAT-variant-translocated molybdopterin oxidoreductase → MSRKLDNQDKSYWRSLNELAETDEFQEFLHREFPEGASELNSDMSRRKFMSLMGASMALAGLVSCRKPVQKIIPYVNQPEQVIPGVSNKYATTMPFQNSAYGLVVESHEGRPTKIEGNELHPSSLGKSNIFTQAATLSLYDPDRSGDVRQNGAVKQYSVFVTFWRELYTQYLSNDGEGLAVISGAFSSPTMRRLQREFMRHFPEAEWVVYEPVSDENMYKGVRLATGDYHQPVYDYSQANVVLTLDADFVMLENENIINAKKFADARRVTSEDDSMNRLYAVESSYTLTGGMADHRMRVQSRQIGVFALALANALRKEGVDVPAIRGGQAGSYDFDIKWITELAKDLARNRGESLIVAGRNQPPAVHALVYALNDALGNIGSAVAYRPIDEETLPSFEGFQSLVSRMNAGEVETLCMLESNPVYNAPGDIDFTDALGKVANSIHLSSHYDETSQGSDWHIPSAHFLESWGDAESADGTFSIIQPLIAPLYNGKSIFEIANLLATGEDVDGYRITRETWADILGSANFEKKWRKVIHDGVYEGSGDNLSAPRLRTTEVTRTLNRYSPPADVTDASNLEVVFQASPSVFDGRFANNGWLQELPDPITKLSWDNAAVMSPKTAEELDLELEDLVTVEFQGNSLDLPVWIVPGFADYTVVLELGYGRTAAGRVANEVGVNTFKLRTANSMNFGAGLTVRKSGEKFTLASTQDHWSLEDRPIYREATKQEYGEHPKFVDEVHAEAPPNENLWEEHSYEEGYQWGMAIDLSVCTGCNACTIACQSENNIPIVGKEQVGNGREMHWIRMDRYFAGDVNDPEMVVQPVTCMHCENAPCETVCPVNATVHDDEGLNVQIYNRCIGTRYCSNNCPYKVRRFNFFNYTHDTPEVEQMGKNPDVTVRSRGVMEKCTYCTQRIQKKKIQAKNENRELYTDEVVSACQQTCPTDAIVFGDINDPESQVSKVKQQNRDYAMLGHLNTQPRTTYQAKIRNPNPALENHG
- a CDS encoding cytochrome c family protein, whose protein sequence is MAQLFPKWTNKIPIQLAVGLAIVVIGIIAFFWYYGSPKYTDVGYRPEQPVDYSHKLHAGDLGMDCRYCHTEVENSSVANVPPVQTCMNCHTVIKKDSEKLTKIRQAWKTGEPVQWVRVHMLPNYAYFNHSAHVNSGVGCESCHGNVAQMEVVEQKEPLSMGWCLDCHRNPEPHLRPQDEVTTMGYQPPSNQIEYAQRIINERNINPPTDCSGCHR